TACGCCGTTACATGAAAGAGGGACATGGCGTACTGTACTATTGGAGGTGAAGCGTCATGCTTGTGACCAAACATGTCCTTGCAGCATCCAGCGTACACGCGACTCCCTATTTCATCGTACGTGGCATGATGTCGGGACCGGTAATGTTCATTACATCCGGGGTTCACGGGAACGAAACGGCGAGCATGGCTGCTGCGCAAAAACTCGCAGATGATTGTGCTACAGGTCGTCACGCCATTCAGCGAGGGCTGTTAATTATCGTGCCACGTGTGAACCAGCAAGCCTACGCCAAAAAAATCAGAGGCAAGCCAGATCTGAATCGTACGTTTCCACGCCGTATGTCAGGCAAGGCCAAGCATCCGCTCGCTGCGGCAGTTTTTCGTTTGGCGCGTGAACATCAAGCCGACTGGTGGCTCGATCTGCATGAAGCCAACGGCCTGTCT
The window above is part of the Paenibacillus sp. 1781tsa1 genome. Proteins encoded here:
- a CDS encoding succinylglutamate desuccinylase/aspartoacylase family protein, whose amino-acid sequence is MLVTKHVLAASSVHATPYFIVRGMMSGPVMFITSGVHGNETASMAAAQKLADDCATGRHAIQRGLLIIVPRVNQQAYAKKIRGKPDLNRTFPRRMSGKAKHPLAAAVFRLAREHQADWWLDLHEANGLSQLSSRVLGQTLITNPGSRTIPACRRVIERMNRSIAIRDRHFNLKQHELPGSARTAASRLLQARSVTVETCWSLKRATRIKYQTEIVHHFLREAGMS